A genome region from Procambarus clarkii isolate CNS0578487 chromosome 78, FALCON_Pclarkii_2.0, whole genome shotgun sequence includes the following:
- the LOC123745949 gene encoding uncharacterized protein, producing the protein MSSDTAAGDETESLQPPGLLQPICTSLNTSVNPAVSQESLAATQETPFYNHDDEVKRKDNNECCLMIVNSYSLAPSETMLPSENNSNSHDVVSVVAITTSETDGSDSSVCILEEQVEAGTKHVAGENKAIAKSCSAARESVNILEIPQRNLHKAPRKSIFDTSSDYNDREIEIVTQEERCGFNTPTSCKEGNGLLFSNKNSRFPDSERSNSPVYHKEDVCDQSFRKQIDTYKNRNRYSLGEYRYPKLTQNTIFNERIEEMSYRIEQCRYPMPQATPVSDEVLRETAFKNSVSSKPGTNHRKNFRRVIVQENSCQDRRFYENMGAENTISDTPSTRVQPCSSQGYSDMITCDRTHIPTATAVSGAFIYNYKRRSIVLNTKDNHRYTVAPKQRQKAIYNVSQGSYLDCLLSKKELTLLDDVLGSIVNIQKSRPQGCPSNSSSRQFLGHEKHDGKDVPAWEKHSGTQVPALDKHPSAVLEEPECWPSMQYARTKLDNLIISSVYTVNSACDNECVNEKELATSANSQHSLGNYVSSSQADEKVHCNRHLENETCKSQKVKGVVSPTRKRTEEDDVSPSGSKETLVDASPRWQLEQCPLLSCSVFSGHEAVYEIDLSLLENWQDQIPLVAVDVVSGYHIVIPIELARRIPIPWDIILGTSESKNPAGCWENTIPGKKNCIASSSSISSSSSSSSSLSSSRYQKTVWKKCSDRPQKRQKSGRWHFSPTSKSCKQSTHRRRQHPASCTDRGQRGLSTTSSKKLPRRGKRLLKLRKRIITCSSYSSSVSDSHSSSLKKSCSSSKSRGKISKPLKRKPSNLDALQSRDYPTVNKRECTAKWVAEDNKLIAANLRTKIVTCAVCHTMVESAQSAAQHHKAQHGTITTCPMCPASLHPTAVFLHLKRHYMGIFHKTTKSNT; encoded by the exons ACCCAAGAAACACCGTTTTATAATCACGATGATGAAGTTAAGCGAAAGGACAATAACGAGTGTTGTCTCATGATTGTAAACAGTTACTCGCTGGCGCCGAGTGAGACTATGTTACCATCTGAGAACAACAGTAATTCTCATGACGTAGTCAGTGTTGTAGCAATAACAACCAGTGAGACTGATGGCAGCGATAGTTCAGTATGTATTCTTGAGGAGCAGGTAGAGGCTGGTACTAAGCATGTCGCAGGAGAAAATAAGGCCATTGCAAAatcttgttctgctgctcgtgagAGTGTAAATATATTAGAGATTCCTCAGAGAAACCTCCACAAGGCGCCGAGAAAATCGATTTTTGACACTAGTAGTGATTATAATGACAGAGAGATTGAAATTGTGACTCAAGAAGAAAGGTGTGGCTTCAACACTCCCACGTCTTGTAAGGAGGGAAATGGACTTCTTTTTTCTAACAAGAATTCCAGATTTCCAGATTCTGAGAGGAGTAATAGCCCAGTATATCATAAGGAAGACGTCTGTGATCAAAGTTTTCGTAAACAAATAGATACATACAAAAATAGGAACAGATATTCTCTTGGAGAATACAGGTATCCAAAACTTACCCAAAATACCATTTTTAATGAAAGAATTGAAGAAATGAGCTACAGAATAGAGCAGTGCCGATACCCAATGCCCCAAGCTACACCTGTAAGTGATGAAGTGTTAAGGGAAACGGCTTTCAAGAACAGTGTCTCATCGAAACCTGGAACCAATCATCGTAAAAACTTCCGGAGAGTAattgtacaggagaacagttgtcaGGATCGTAGGTTTTACGAGAATATGGGCGCTGAAAATACAATATCTGATACACCCTCGACCAGAGTTCAGCCATGTAGTTCGCAGGGCTATAGCGATATGATTACGTGTGATCGAACGCATATACCAACTGCTACCGCTGTCAGTGGTGCATTTATTTACAACTATAAACGACGCTCTATTGTTTTAAACACTAAGGATAACCATAGATATACTGTGGCTCCTAAACAAAGACAAAAAGCTATTTATAATGTGTCTCAGGGCTCGTATCTAGACTGTTTATTGTCAAAGAAGGAGTTAACTTTGCTTGATGATGTTCTGGGCAGTATAGTAAATATACAAAAGAGCAGGCCACAAGGGTGTCCATCAAACAGTTCTTCTAGGCAATTTTTAGGACATGAAAAGCATGATGGAAAGGACGTCCCAGCGTGGGAAAAGCATTCAGGAACACAGGTGCCAGCATTGGACAAACACCCAAGTGCAGtactagaagagcctgagtgttggCCGAGTATGCAATATGCAAGAACTAAATTGGATAATTTAATTATTTCATCAGTCTACACTGTTAACAGCGCCTGTGACAATGAGTGTGTCAACGAAAAAGAGCTTGCAACTTCAGCTAATTCTCAGCATTCTTTGGGGAATTATGTCAGCAGTTCCCAAGCAGATGAGAAAGTACATTGTAATCGACACCTTGAGAATGAAACATGTAAGTCCCAAAAAGTTAAAGGAGTTGTCAGTCCAACAAGAAAGAGGACTGAAGAAGATGATGTGAGTCCTAGTGGCAGTAAGGAGACGCTTGTGGATGCCTCTCCAAGATGGCAATTAGAACAGTGTCCCTTACTGAGTTGCAGTGTTTTCTCTGGACATGAAGCAGTTTATGAGATTGACCTTTCATTGCTAGAAAATTGGCAGGACCAGATACCTCTGGTGGCTGTGGATGTGGTATCAGGATACCATATAGTCATCCCTATTGAGCTGGCTCGTCGCATCCCAATCCCGTGGGATATTATTCTAGGAACGAGTGAGAGCAAGAATCCTGCTGGTTGCTGGGAGAATACTATCCCTGGCAAGAAAAACTGTATAGCTTCCTCCTCCTCTAtatcgtcatcatcatcatcatcatcatctttatCATCATCAAGGTATCAAAAG ACAGTGTGGAAGAAGTGCAGTGATCGTCCTCAAAAGCGACAAAAGTCGGGTCGGTGGCACTTCTCACCAACGTCGAAGTCTTGTAAACAAAGCACTCATCGAAGACGCCAGCATCCTGCCTCGTGTACTGACAGAGGCCAGAGGGGGCTGAGCACCACCTCCAGTAAAAAGTTACCACGAAGAGGTAAGCGTTTGTTAAAATTAAGAAAGCGAATTATAACTTGTTCCAGCTATTCCTCAAGTGTCTCAGATAGTCACTCTTCCAGTCTTAAGAAGTCTTGTAGTTCTTCTAAATCGCGAGGAAAGATCAGTAAACCGCTCAAAAGAAAACCCAGTAATCTGGATGCCCTGCAATCAAGAGACTATCCTACTGTCAATAAGAGAGAATGCACAGCCAAGTGGGTGGCTGAAGATAATAAACTGATTGCGGCAAACCTGCGCACGAAGATTGTGACTTGTGCAGTGTGCcacacaatggtggagagtgcacAGTCTGCTGCACAGCACCACAAGGCTCAGCacggcaccatcaccacctgccccaTGTGTCCTGCCTCCTTACATCCCACTGCTGTATTTCTTCACCTCAAGCGCCATTACATGGGCATATTTCATAAAACAACGAAGTCAAACACTTAA